From a single Eleginops maclovinus isolate JMC-PN-2008 ecotype Puerto Natales chromosome 18, JC_Emac_rtc_rv5, whole genome shotgun sequence genomic region:
- the tsku gene encoding tsukushi isoform X2 has protein sequence MALLLCLGLSLLAFVHSSNVKNCHHGCHCEVESFGLFDSFSLTRVDCRGLGPGTTMPIPIPLDTSHLDLSSNAMGPLTDTMLSGPGYTTLVSLDLSSNLITTITANVLSKLRYLETLDLSHNNLQSLSLGCFASLPLAEVDLSHNSFQDFDMDVFATKVNGEPVSVDLSHNKLVSVSTTLRGRELHIQTLNLSANRLLSVPTLAGLPLRYLNLDGNPITQIKEGAFAQLKDLVYLSISGLQELQEIMPNSFNGLQSLQVLDLSNNPKLKTFSPAVFSGLDSLLELNFSGSGVASLPNNMLTHLPSIKSITLGRSIQCWRTQKQGQFHRQLGQVQHNEVLSCNVEGVVL, from the exons ATGGCCCTCCTCCTTTGCCTTGGCCTGTCGCTGCTGGCCTTCGTCCATTCCAGCAACGTCAAGAACTGCCACCATGGCTGCCACTGTGAGGTGGAAAGCTTCGGCTTGTTCGACAGCTTCAGCCTGACCCGGGTGGACTGTCGAGGGCTGGGACCCGGCACCACCATGCCAATCCCCATCCCGCTGGACACGTCCCACCTGGACCTGTCCTCCAACGCCATGGGCCCACTCACTGACACCATGCTGTCCGGTCCAGGCTACACCACCCTCGTGAGCTTGGATCTCAGCAGCAACCTTATAACAACG ATAACAGCCAATGTTTTGTCCAAGCTGCGTTACCTGGAGACTCTGGACCTGAGCCACAACAACCTGCAGAGCCTCTCTCTCGGCTGCTTTGCCAGCCTCCCTCTGGCTGAAGTTGACCTCAGCCACAACAGCTTCCAAGACTTTGACATGGACGTGTTCGCCACCAAAGTAAATGGTGAACCTGTCAGCGTAGATCTGTCTCACAACAAGCTTGTGTCGGTTTCCACGACTTTGCGTGGGAGAGAGCTGCACATTCAAACCTTGAATCTGTCGGCAAACCGGCTGCTGAGCGTACCGACGCTGGCAGGACTTCCGCTGAGGTACCTCAATCTGGATGGTAACCCCATTACACAGATCAAAGAGGGAGCTTTTGCTCAGCTGAAAGATCTGGTTTATTTATCCATCAGTGGCCTGCAAGAGCTTCAAGAGATCATGCCAAACAGCTTCAACGGCCTCCAGAGCCTGCAAGTTCTGGATCTCTCGAACAACCCCAAGCTCAAGACTTTCAGCCCCGCGGTTTTCAGCGGACTGGACTCCCTGCTAGAGCTGAACTTCTCTGGCTCTGGTGTGGCGTCCTTGCCAAATAACATGCTGACACACCTGCCCAGTATTAAGAGTATCACACTAGGGCGAAGCATCCAATGCTGGAGGACCCAGAAACAGGGACAGTTCCACCGGCAGCTGGGCCAGGTCCAACACAACGAGGTGCTCAGCTGTAATGTGGAGGGCGTCGTCTTGTAG
- the tsku gene encoding tsukushi isoform X1 produces the protein MKGTESTMALLLCLGLSLLAFVHSSNVKNCHHGCHCEVESFGLFDSFSLTRVDCRGLGPGTTMPIPIPLDTSHLDLSSNAMGPLTDTMLSGPGYTTLVSLDLSSNLITTITANVLSKLRYLETLDLSHNNLQSLSLGCFASLPLAEVDLSHNSFQDFDMDVFATKVNGEPVSVDLSHNKLVSVSTTLRGRELHIQTLNLSANRLLSVPTLAGLPLRYLNLDGNPITQIKEGAFAQLKDLVYLSISGLQELQEIMPNSFNGLQSLQVLDLSNNPKLKTFSPAVFSGLDSLLELNFSGSGVASLPNNMLTHLPSIKSITLGRSIQCWRTQKQGQFHRQLGQVQHNEVLSCNVEGVVL, from the exons ATGAAAGGCACCGAA AGCACGATGGCCCTCCTCCTTTGCCTTGGCCTGTCGCTGCTGGCCTTCGTCCATTCCAGCAACGTCAAGAACTGCCACCATGGCTGCCACTGTGAGGTGGAAAGCTTCGGCTTGTTCGACAGCTTCAGCCTGACCCGGGTGGACTGTCGAGGGCTGGGACCCGGCACCACCATGCCAATCCCCATCCCGCTGGACACGTCCCACCTGGACCTGTCCTCCAACGCCATGGGCCCACTCACTGACACCATGCTGTCCGGTCCAGGCTACACCACCCTCGTGAGCTTGGATCTCAGCAGCAACCTTATAACAACG ATAACAGCCAATGTTTTGTCCAAGCTGCGTTACCTGGAGACTCTGGACCTGAGCCACAACAACCTGCAGAGCCTCTCTCTCGGCTGCTTTGCCAGCCTCCCTCTGGCTGAAGTTGACCTCAGCCACAACAGCTTCCAAGACTTTGACATGGACGTGTTCGCCACCAAAGTAAATGGTGAACCTGTCAGCGTAGATCTGTCTCACAACAAGCTTGTGTCGGTTTCCACGACTTTGCGTGGGAGAGAGCTGCACATTCAAACCTTGAATCTGTCGGCAAACCGGCTGCTGAGCGTACCGACGCTGGCAGGACTTCCGCTGAGGTACCTCAATCTGGATGGTAACCCCATTACACAGATCAAAGAGGGAGCTTTTGCTCAGCTGAAAGATCTGGTTTATTTATCCATCAGTGGCCTGCAAGAGCTTCAAGAGATCATGCCAAACAGCTTCAACGGCCTCCAGAGCCTGCAAGTTCTGGATCTCTCGAACAACCCCAAGCTCAAGACTTTCAGCCCCGCGGTTTTCAGCGGACTGGACTCCCTGCTAGAGCTGAACTTCTCTGGCTCTGGTGTGGCGTCCTTGCCAAATAACATGCTGACACACCTGCCCAGTATTAAGAGTATCACACTAGGGCGAAGCATCCAATGCTGGAGGACCCAGAAACAGGGACAGTTCCACCGGCAGCTGGGCCAGGTCCAACACAACGAGGTGCTCAGCTGTAATGTGGAGGGCGTCGTCTTGTAG